From Paenibacillus sp. V4I7, one genomic window encodes:
- a CDS encoding alpha/beta hydrolase — protein MSTTSLSPGTGSLQPTMEQVVTRPILRKKRLVFTILISFLILCTSLLLGFHAYIAWTLARPHIDPLYSDPMRAVGLPYNNVTFPSLNGTSNLDGWFIPGKSDKTVIFSHGYGGNREELWVPIYNLARELHLQNYNVLMFDYGYVHPNSKRIMTGGIQESQELLGAIHYIKQESTGPIYIWGFSMGAGTALQTALQSGNDISGMILDSTFLLNPDTLYHNMKQVVNVPKFPSLPLVRLFFPLLNGVSLQEVPYNKVTSTAYPMPIFFIHGTEDYKAPYGLVEDMFKQQKDSKSKLWIIPKAQHELLYRAEPKSYMRRTMNFLNGITTIPMQANLGIPSSL, from the coding sequence ATGTCAACAACATCTCTATCCCCTGGAACTGGTTCACTACAACCCACAATGGAGCAAGTGGTCACCCGACCGATTTTGCGCAAAAAAAGGCTGGTTTTTACCATCCTCATTTCATTTCTAATTCTATGCACTTCTTTACTTCTTGGTTTTCACGCCTATATTGCTTGGACACTGGCTCGGCCGCATATTGACCCGCTATATTCGGATCCGATGAGGGCCGTTGGTCTTCCTTACAACAATGTGACCTTCCCAAGTCTGAATGGTACGTCAAACCTAGACGGTTGGTTCATTCCTGGTAAGTCCGACAAAACTGTTATCTTCTCCCATGGTTACGGCGGTAATCGCGAAGAACTTTGGGTTCCCATTTACAACTTAGCCCGCGAACTTCATTTGCAAAACTACAATGTTCTCATGTTCGACTATGGCTATGTGCACCCTAACAGCAAACGAATTATGACTGGCGGCATTCAAGAATCGCAAGAGTTGCTTGGCGCCATCCATTATATCAAGCAGGAATCTACCGGTCCTATTTATATTTGGGGCTTCTCAATGGGAGCAGGAACAGCACTACAGACTGCTCTTCAAAGTGGCAACGATATTTCGGGGATGATTCTGGACAGCACTTTTTTGCTTAATCCAGACACACTCTATCATAATATGAAGCAAGTCGTTAACGTGCCTAAATTTCCATCTTTACCGCTTGTACGCTTATTCTTCCCTTTGCTCAATGGTGTAAGCTTGCAAGAAGTGCCTTACAACAAAGTAACCTCAACAGCTTATCCGATGCCGATTTTCTTCATCCATGGAACGGAAGATTACAAAGCACCCTATGGCCTGGTAGAAGATATGTTCAAGCAGCAAAAAGACTCAAAATCCAAGCTGTGGATCATCCCAAAAGCGCAGCATGAGCTGCTGTACCGAGCAGAGCCGAAATCGTATATGCGCCGAACGATGAATTTCCTTAACGGTATCACAACTATTCCAATGCAAGCTAACCTTGGTATTCCCTCCTCCCTATAA
- a CDS encoding IclR family transcriptional regulator, whose product MEDGKLTVRAVERALDILLCFTGASELTLTEIASRAQLHKSTVHRLLASLEGKGFIMRDGSTEKYRLGYRLWELSANLSKEGDPGIILLPEMEQLRDQLGETISLYVQDGLVRVRVQAVQSNHAIRRVAPVGARMPLYVGASSKVLVAFAEPGLQEQLLASADWPTGLDQTAFLQQLSDTRRAGFATSVEEREPGAAAVSAPVLDRGGRLVAALAVSGPANRLTLELMQEQAPLIVEAARRMGTMLR is encoded by the coding sequence ATGGAAGATGGCAAGCTGACGGTGCGTGCTGTAGAGCGTGCTTTAGATATTTTGCTTTGTTTTACAGGGGCGTCGGAATTGACGCTGACCGAAATAGCAAGTCGTGCCCAGCTTCACAAAAGCACGGTGCACCGCCTTCTGGCATCCCTAGAAGGCAAAGGCTTCATCATGCGAGATGGCTCGACGGAAAAATACAGACTCGGTTATCGGCTATGGGAGTTGTCCGCTAACCTCTCCAAAGAGGGAGACCCCGGCATCATTCTGCTGCCGGAAATGGAACAGCTGCGCGATCAACTCGGCGAGACGATCTCGCTGTACGTGCAGGACGGACTGGTGCGCGTACGCGTCCAAGCCGTACAGAGCAACCACGCCATTCGCCGCGTTGCCCCAGTCGGGGCACGAATGCCCTTATACGTCGGCGCCTCGAGCAAGGTGCTCGTCGCCTTCGCTGAGCCAGGGCTGCAGGAGCAGCTTCTAGCCTCGGCCGATTGGCCGACAGGGCTAGATCAGACTGCATTCCTGCAGCAGCTCAGCGACACCCGACGCGCTGGCTTCGCCACGAGCGTCGAAGAGCGCGAACCCGGTGCGGCGGCTGTGTCCGCACCAGTTCTGGACCGCGGTGGCCGGCTCGTCGCCGCCCTCGCGGTCTCGGGTCCAGCGAACAGGCTCACGCTGGAGCTGATGCAAGAGCAGGCGCCGCTCATTGTGGAGGCGGCGCGGCGTATGGGAACGATGCTGCGCTAG
- the folE gene encoding GTP cyclohydrolase I FolE — MASIDYKNTRVAENRELIEQHVREILRLIGEDVDREGLLDTPARVTRMYEEIFSGYEANPRDVMGVTFDEQHEELVIIKDIIYYSQCEHHMAPFFGKVHVGYLPSGKVAGLSKFARLVDVVTRKLQVQERITSEIADILDDVLKPHGVMVVVEGEHMCMCSRGVKKYGSQTITSAVRGSFRTDSTLRTEFLSLLK; from the coding sequence ATGGCGTCTATTGACTACAAAAATACAAGAGTTGCTGAAAATCGGGAGCTGATTGAACAGCATGTCCGAGAGATTTTACGGCTGATTGGCGAGGATGTAGATCGGGAAGGATTATTGGACACACCTGCTCGCGTAACCCGTATGTATGAAGAAATTTTTTCGGGCTATGAGGCGAATCCGCGCGATGTGATGGGTGTAACTTTTGATGAACAGCACGAAGAGTTGGTTATTATTAAGGACATTATCTATTACAGTCAATGTGAGCATCATATGGCGCCCTTTTTCGGGAAAGTGCATGTAGGGTACTTGCCTAGCGGAAAAGTGGCTGGACTTAGCAAATTTGCTCGTCTGGTTGATGTGGTCACTCGTAAGCTGCAGGTGCAGGAGCGGATTACTTCAGAAATCGCCGACATTCTAGATGATGTGCTAAAGCCGCACGGCGTCATGGTTGTCGTGGAGGGAGAACATATGTGTATGTGCTCCAGAGGCGTGAAAAAATACGGAAGTCAAACGATTACCTCGGCTGTTCGCGGTTCTTTCCGCACGGACTCAACACTTCGTACCGAATTTCTGTCTTTGTTGAAATAA
- the sleB gene encoding spore cortex-lytic enzyme, whose amino-acid sequence MKLIKKLVLVVLLASMGLGFTVSEWSQPASAAGTLKQGSQNGDVWDAQFRLETLGYYQQNADGRYGPITAAAVRNFQYNYGLTVDGIIGANTWEALRNYSVNQAELDMLAKVIYSEARGESYEGQVAVGAVVMNRLQSSKFPTTIQGIIFEPGAFTAVSDGQYWLKPDKTAYMAAQDAVRGWDPTRGSIYYFNPDTATSAWIWSRPQTVRIGSHIFAK is encoded by the coding sequence ATGAAGTTGATAAAAAAACTCGTCCTTGTCGTGCTGTTAGCTTCAATGGGTCTAGGTTTTACCGTAAGCGAATGGAGCCAGCCGGCTTCTGCAGCAGGTACTTTGAAGCAAGGCAGTCAAAACGGTGATGTCTGGGACGCTCAGTTCCGACTCGAGACTTTAGGCTACTATCAACAAAATGCGGATGGCAGATATGGTCCGATTACAGCCGCTGCTGTTCGCAATTTTCAATATAATTATGGTCTAACCGTTGACGGCATCATTGGAGCGAACACATGGGAGGCTTTACGTAACTATTCGGTGAATCAAGCTGAATTGGATATGTTGGCGAAGGTGATTTACAGCGAGGCTCGCGGTGAATCCTATGAGGGACAAGTTGCCGTTGGGGCCGTTGTCATGAATCGTCTACAATCGAGTAAGTTCCCGACTACCATTCAAGGCATTATATTTGAGCCTGGGGCTTTTACCGCCGTTAGTGACGGCCAATACTGGTTGAAGCCCGATAAGACAGCCTACATGGCAGCGCAGGATGCTGTTCGGGGCTGGGATCCTACTAGGGGTTCCATCTATTATTTTAATCCTGATACAGCGACGAGCGCTTGGATTTGGTCACGTCCGCAGACTGTGCGGATTGGGAGTCATATTTTTGCGAAGTAA
- a CDS encoding HD-GYP domain-containing protein gives MKYVHLDSVEPGQILGRTIFASNGAVLLSEDVQLTVFMINTLNRIGVTMIYIKDPNLEDVEIPEILSDETKRIVMQQMGQTFAAIQSGKEFNSRAMSISINTLLDEIMKNRDVLVQLTDIRTQDNEMYIHATNVCMMAVLIGINMGFNGTQLKELAIGALLHDVGKVELVCDDESPDMKKHHTWRGFELLKNKREFSLLIAHVAFQHHETLNGQGVPRGLMSEDIHIYAKITAVANRYDNLLFDVSLGRRMLPHEACEHMMAVAETQLDRDVLIQFLKIVSIYPTGASVRLSNRETGVVVGQHRGLPSRPIVRIVKQNTMDKELDIKEIDLAKHTTIFIEQVL, from the coding sequence ATGAAATATGTGCATTTGGATTCCGTTGAGCCGGGTCAAATTTTGGGCCGAACGATATTTGCCAGCAATGGAGCTGTTTTGCTTTCAGAAGATGTGCAATTAACGGTGTTTATGATTAACACGCTAAACCGAATCGGAGTCACAATGATTTACATCAAAGATCCGAACCTAGAGGATGTAGAAATCCCGGAAATCCTTTCGGATGAAACCAAACGTATCGTTATGCAGCAAATGGGTCAAACGTTTGCGGCTATCCAGTCGGGTAAGGAATTTAACTCGCGTGCTATGAGCATTTCGATTAATACGCTGCTGGATGAGATCATGAAAAATAGGGATGTCCTCGTGCAGTTGACGGATATTCGTACGCAGGATAACGAGATGTATATCCATGCAACGAATGTCTGTATGATGGCCGTGCTCATTGGGATTAATATGGGATTCAATGGAACCCAATTGAAGGAACTAGCCATTGGTGCGCTTCTGCATGATGTGGGTAAGGTGGAGCTTGTTTGCGATGATGAGTCGCCCGACATGAAGAAGCATCATACTTGGCGCGGCTTCGAGCTTCTGAAGAACAAGCGTGAATTCAGCCTGCTCATTGCCCATGTAGCCTTCCAGCATCATGAAACGCTTAACGGTCAAGGGGTTCCAAGAGGACTTATGAGTGAAGATATTCATATTTATGCGAAAATTACGGCCGTCGCGAATAGGTACGATAATCTGCTCTTTGATGTCTCCTTAGGGCGCCGGATGCTGCCGCATGAGGCTTGCGAGCATATGATGGCGGTAGCGGAGACCCAGCTTGATCGCGATGTCTTGATCCAGTTTCTGAAAATCGTCTCGATCTATCCGACGGGAGCTTCCGTTCGTTTGTCCAATCGGGAGACAGGTGTCGTGGTCGGACAGCATAGAGGACTGCCAAGCCGTCCAATTGTGCGAATCGTGAAGCAAAATACGATGGATAAAGAGCTAGATATCAAAGAAATTGATTTGGCCAAGCATACGACCATTTTCATCGAACAGGTTCTGTAA
- a CDS encoding methylated-DNA--[protein]-cysteine S-methyltransferase, producing the protein MTQQQTQAATVLSYTEVNSPIGPLVLVSTLQGICKVDFGTYEQNQEKLQQWANRWFGRHELQENASRLEPIVQQLEQYFRGERLSFEGELDLQGTEFQKQVWTALLSIPYGETASYKHIAETIGSPKAVRAVGGANNKNPIPVIIPCHRIIGASGDLVGYGGGLPIKVLLLDLERSPNTVITNK; encoded by the coding sequence ATGACACAGCAACAGACACAAGCTGCGACCGTCCTTTCCTATACGGAGGTTAATTCTCCAATAGGTCCTCTTGTTCTAGTATCGACCTTACAGGGAATTTGCAAGGTTGATTTCGGCACCTACGAACAGAACCAAGAGAAGCTGCAGCAATGGGCTAACCGCTGGTTTGGCAGGCATGAGCTGCAAGAGAATGCCTCACGGCTCGAACCGATTGTACAGCAGTTGGAGCAATACTTTAGAGGAGAACGTTTAAGCTTTGAGGGTGAACTGGATTTACAGGGAACTGAATTTCAGAAACAAGTCTGGACAGCACTGCTCTCTATTCCATATGGAGAGACAGCTTCCTATAAACATATTGCAGAAACCATAGGCTCGCCGAAAGCCGTCAGAGCGGTTGGTGGAGCTAACAATAAAAACCCAATTCCCGTCATTATCCCTTGTCATCGCATTATTGGCGCTAGTGGCGACCTTGTTGGTTACGGCGGAGGTCTCCCAATAAAAGTGCTCTTGCTCGATTTGGAACGGAGCCCGAATACGGTAATAACTAATAAATAA
- a CDS encoding YneF family protein, with amino-acid sequence MWSYLIPILTLIVGLVGGFFIGVFYLKRQLESMQNNPEMLQKMAKQMGYNMNKQQLNKAQQMMKNQKWK; translated from the coding sequence ATGTGGAGTTATCTGATTCCCATTCTCACGTTAATTGTTGGCTTGGTCGGTGGGTTCTTTATCGGCGTATTCTATTTAAAAAGACAGCTGGAATCCATGCAGAACAATCCGGAAATGCTGCAAAAAATGGCGAAGCAAATGGGCTACAACATGAATAAGCAGCAACTGAACAAAGCACAGCAAATGATGAAAAACCAAAAGTGGAAATAG
- a CDS encoding deoxyguanosinetriphosphate triphosphohydrolase family protein: protein MNNIRKYRPGEAGSSKLSEERDEFERDYARLIQSPTFRRLQGKSQVFGAGSGDYYRTRLTHSLEVSQIAREVAKRLERTNPFLSKREHPGLIIDPTVVECASIAHDFGHPPFGHKGEEVLNHILMRDHDLKYEGNAQNFRILMFLEKRAGSESGLDLTAAVLLGINKYPFLIEEEGRLKGVYASEWEIIRDLRSQWNMPEGTSTLEAQLMDLCDDIAYSTHDIEDGIRAGKIQMNATFFEDQRLIRHVVMEILNDPNKHKFGWEQVNIEQMVRQVLSDYLDQWEQIFSECNGEESRTRREMKARWVSSFASSLDILDDPDRGWKKVALVKDGAEDMNLLRTMEILKKLAWVTLIKDFRVLRLQKRSEIIVERLWDSFIDKDKGQWIMPPDWIDSYERRNAIWSWPRFVADYISGMTDAYAEKVYAELFASKSGSIYEMD, encoded by the coding sequence ATGAACAACATACGAAAATATCGGCCAGGTGAGGCCGGTTCCTCTAAATTGAGTGAAGAACGGGATGAATTTGAGCGGGATTATGCGAGGTTAATTCAATCTCCGACCTTTCGTCGGCTGCAGGGTAAATCTCAGGTGTTCGGCGCAGGATCAGGTGATTACTATCGAACACGTTTAACACATTCGCTCGAAGTATCCCAAATTGCCAGAGAAGTGGCGAAGCGTTTAGAACGGACGAATCCTTTTTTGAGTAAAAGAGAGCACCCTGGCTTGATCATTGATCCTACTGTCGTTGAGTGTGCGTCGATCGCTCATGACTTCGGTCATCCGCCTTTCGGGCATAAAGGGGAAGAGGTTCTGAATCATATTTTAATGAGGGATCATGACTTAAAATATGAAGGCAACGCCCAAAATTTCCGTATCCTGATGTTTCTCGAAAAAAGAGCAGGCAGTGAAAGCGGCCTGGATCTTACAGCTGCAGTTCTTCTTGGAATTAATAAGTATCCATTTTTGATTGAGGAAGAAGGCCGACTTAAGGGTGTCTATGCCTCGGAGTGGGAAATCATTCGTGATCTGCGCTCGCAATGGAACATGCCGGAGGGCACTTCGACCTTGGAAGCACAATTGATGGATTTATGCGACGATATTGCGTACTCCACCCATGATATTGAAGATGGAATTCGTGCTGGTAAAATTCAAATGAACGCAACCTTTTTTGAGGATCAAAGACTGATTCGTCATGTGGTCATGGAAATATTAAATGATCCTAATAAGCATAAATTCGGCTGGGAGCAAGTCAATATCGAGCAAATGGTCAGGCAAGTTCTGTCAGACTATCTGGACCAATGGGAGCAAATTTTCTCAGAGTGTAACGGGGAAGAATCGCGTACGCGCAGAGAGATGAAAGCACGCTGGGTGAGCTCTTTCGCAAGTAGCCTGGACATACTGGATGACCCTGACCGAGGCTGGAAAAAGGTTGCGCTCGTGAAAGACGGAGCCGAGGATATGAATCTGCTGCGAACGATGGAAATCCTCAAGAAGCTTGCATGGGTCACGCTGATCAAAGACTTTCGCGTGCTGCGTCTGCAAAAACGCAGCGAGATCATCGTCGAGCGCCTGTGGGACAGCTTCATCGACAAGGACAAGGGGCAGTGGATCATGCCTCCCGACTGGATAGATAGCTACGAGCGCCGTAATGCTATCTGGAGCTGGCCGCGTTTCGTCGCGGATTACATTTCCGGTATGACCGACGCCTACGCGGAGAAAGTCTACGCCGAATTGTTCGCAAGCAAATCCGGCTCGATTTATGAGATGGATTAG
- the acnA gene encoding aconitate hydratase AcnA, translated as MSNKDSFSVRKQLTVGTKSFQYYSLPDFENQGHGTVSNLPVSIRVLLEAAIRQFDGRAITSEHVKQIAGWAEGRDENKEIPFIPARIVLQDFTGVPVVVDLAAMRATMAREGGDPKRINPLVPVDLVIDHSVMVDAFGSPDALDYNINLEFERNEERYRFLRWAQTAFDNFRAVPPSTGIVHQVNLEYLASVAATKTIDGETVVYPDSLVGTDSHTTMINGLGVVGWGVGGIEAEAGMLGQPLYFVAPDVVGFKLTGHLAEGATATDLALTVTQILRKKGVVGKFVEFFGPGLSNISLADRATVANMAPEYGATIGFFPVDNETLNYLRSTGRDADQIALVEAYYKAQGMFRTDSTPDPQFTDIIELDLGAVVPSLAGPKRPQDRVELTNMKESFNSIIRTPIDKGGYGLTDEKIEEVVDVVYPNGETVTMGTGAVVIAAITSCTNTSNPSVMLGAGLVAKKAVARGLRKPAFVKSSLTPGSLVVTEYLIKAGLLEPLEALGFHVAGYGCATCIGNSGPLPEEVSKAIIDNDMTVAAVISGNRNFEGRVHAQVKANYLGSPPLVVAYALAGTVNIDLANDPIGYDHSNQPVYLKDIWPTNQEIQEALDIAMSADMFRDKYSNVFRANERFNQIAIPEGDLYEFDNKSTYIQEPPFFTDLGTVLDDIADIRNAKTLALLEDSVTTDHISPAGNIKVDSPGGQYLINHGVKKEDFNSYGSRRGNHEVMMRGTFANIRIRNQVAPGTEGGVTTYLPTGEVESIYDASMKYQAEGQNLVVIAGKEYGTGSSRDWAAKGTFLLGVKAVIAESFERIHRSNLVGMGVLPLQFLEGNGWKTLGITGRETFDITGLSNDVQPGSTVKVTATREDGTTFEFNVLVRLDSMVDVDYYRNGGILQTVLRQIISEKN; from the coding sequence ATGTCCAACAAGGACTCTTTTTCTGTGCGTAAGCAGTTAACTGTGGGAACGAAATCGTTCCAGTATTACAGTCTTCCTGACTTTGAAAATCAAGGCCACGGAACTGTTAGCAATCTGCCTGTCTCCATTCGCGTTTTGCTCGAAGCCGCTATTCGTCAATTCGACGGTCGTGCCATCACAAGTGAACATGTTAAACAAATCGCTGGTTGGGCTGAAGGCCGCGATGAAAACAAAGAAATTCCTTTCATTCCTGCTCGTATCGTTCTTCAGGATTTCACAGGCGTACCCGTCGTTGTTGACCTTGCGGCAATGCGTGCGACGATGGCTCGTGAAGGCGGAGATCCAAAACGGATCAACCCACTCGTTCCTGTAGACCTTGTTATTGACCACTCTGTTATGGTCGATGCTTTCGGATCCCCGGATGCACTTGACTACAACATTAACCTAGAGTTCGAAAGAAACGAAGAGCGTTACCGTTTCCTACGTTGGGCACAAACGGCATTCGACAACTTCCGTGCTGTTCCACCTTCAACAGGTATCGTTCACCAAGTTAACTTGGAGTACCTGGCTTCCGTAGCAGCTACGAAAACGATCGATGGCGAAACTGTTGTTTACCCTGATTCCCTCGTAGGTACAGATTCCCACACGACAATGATCAACGGACTTGGTGTTGTAGGTTGGGGCGTAGGCGGTATTGAAGCTGAGGCTGGTATGCTTGGACAACCGCTTTACTTCGTAGCTCCGGACGTTGTTGGTTTCAAATTAACAGGCCACTTGGCAGAAGGCGCCACAGCAACTGACTTGGCTCTGACTGTTACACAAATTTTGCGTAAAAAAGGCGTTGTTGGTAAATTTGTTGAATTCTTCGGTCCTGGTCTAAGCAACATTTCTTTGGCTGACCGTGCAACTGTAGCGAACATGGCTCCTGAGTATGGCGCAACAATCGGTTTCTTCCCAGTCGACAACGAAACGTTGAACTACCTGAGAAGTACAGGTCGTGACGCAGATCAAATCGCACTCGTAGAAGCTTACTACAAAGCACAAGGCATGTTCCGTACAGACAGCACACCAGATCCTCAGTTCACTGATATCATTGAACTTGATCTTGGCGCTGTAGTACCAAGCTTAGCTGGTCCTAAACGTCCGCAAGACCGTGTCGAGCTTACGAACATGAAGGAGTCTTTCAACTCCATCATCCGTACACCTATCGACAAAGGCGGCTATGGCCTTACCGATGAGAAAATCGAAGAAGTCGTTGATGTTGTTTATCCAAACGGCGAAACTGTCACAATGGGTACAGGCGCAGTTGTCATCGCGGCGATTACTTCCTGTACAAACACATCCAACCCAAGCGTTATGTTAGGTGCCGGACTTGTGGCGAAAAAAGCGGTAGCTCGCGGTTTGAGAAAACCAGCTTTCGTTAAGAGCTCATTGACACCAGGTTCCCTGGTTGTTACCGAGTACTTGATTAAAGCAGGCTTGCTTGAGCCTCTAGAAGCACTTGGCTTCCACGTTGCAGGCTACGGCTGCGCAACTTGTATTGGTAACTCTGGTCCGCTTCCAGAAGAAGTAAGCAAGGCCATCATCGATAACGATATGACTGTGGCTGCCGTTATTTCCGGTAACCGTAACTTCGAAGGCCGCGTACATGCTCAAGTGAAAGCAAATTACCTGGGATCACCTCCGCTTGTTGTTGCCTATGCACTTGCAGGAACAGTGAACATTGATTTGGCTAACGATCCAATCGGCTACGACCATAGCAATCAACCTGTCTACCTCAAAGATATTTGGCCTACAAACCAAGAGATTCAAGAAGCTCTTGACATAGCAATGAGCGCTGACATGTTCCGTGATAAATACAGCAACGTATTCCGTGCGAATGAGCGTTTCAACCAAATCGCAATTCCAGAAGGCGACCTGTACGAGTTCGACAACAAATCCACATACATTCAAGAGCCTCCGTTCTTCACGGATCTGGGTACGGTTCTGGATGATATCGCAGATATTCGCAATGCCAAAACATTAGCACTCTTGGAAGATTCCGTTACAACGGATCATATCTCCCCTGCCGGTAACATCAAAGTTGACAGCCCTGGAGGCCAATACCTGATTAACCATGGTGTGAAAAAAGAAGACTTCAACTCCTACGGTTCCCGTCGTGGTAACCACGAAGTGATGATGCGTGGAACGTTCGCGAACATCCGTATTCGTAACCAAGTGGCACCAGGAACAGAAGGCGGCGTAACAACTTACCTGCCAACTGGCGAAGTTGAATCCATCTACGATGCTTCTATGAAGTATCAAGCTGAAGGCCAAAACCTCGTAGTTATCGCGGGTAAAGAGTACGGAACTGGAAGCTCCCGTGACTGGGCGGCAAAAGGTACATTCCTACTTGGCGTTAAAGCCGTAATCGCGGAAAGCTTCGAGCGTATTCACCGCAGTAACCTTGTTGGTATGGGTGTTCTTCCACTTCAATTCCTTGAAGGAAATGGTTGGAAAACACTAGGTATCACAGGTCGCGAAACATTCGATATCACTGGTTTGAGCAACGATGTACAACCAGGTTCCACTGTAAAAGTAACAGCTACTCGTGAAGATGGTACAACTTTCGAGTTCAATGTACTTGTGCGTCTGGACAGCATGGTTGACGTAGATTACTACCGTAATGGTGGTATCCTGCAAACCGTTCTTCGTCAAATCATTTCTGAGAAAAACTAA
- a CDS encoding TetR/AcrR family transcriptional regulator has product MASNKDRIMEAAMDLFHDHGFQGTGLEDILTSSGVCKSNFYYHFKSKEELGLKVIERKVQEMRQSVMEPSLGNSQLSPKQRVLALFERMLAFCEEHECRRGCFFGNLALELSDSSEELRKPLSRFFRELEAEVESCLQEGKRQGELLLQGLTPVELATPIVSLLQGGMLLTKTHKDSRALRDSIKVLTVCIG; this is encoded by the coding sequence ATGGCTAGCAACAAAGACCGCATCATGGAAGCAGCCATGGATTTATTTCATGATCATGGTTTTCAAGGAACGGGTCTGGAAGATATATTGACGAGCAGCGGGGTATGCAAGAGCAATTTTTACTACCATTTTAAAAGTAAAGAAGAACTAGGTTTGAAAGTTATTGAGCGCAAGGTTCAGGAGATGCGGCAATCTGTGATGGAGCCTAGTTTGGGTAATTCGCAATTATCGCCGAAGCAGCGGGTGCTGGCATTGTTTGAACGCATGCTGGCTTTTTGTGAGGAGCATGAATGCCGCAGAGGCTGCTTCTTCGGTAATCTGGCCTTGGAGCTGAGTGACAGCTCTGAGGAGCTGCGTAAGCCGCTGAGCCGCTTTTTTAGGGAGTTGGAGGCTGAGGTAGAATCCTGTTTGCAGGAAGGTAAGAGACAAGGCGAGCTGCTGCTGCAGGGGTTAACCCCAGTGGAGCTGGCGACCCCGATAGTATCCCTTCTACAGGGTGGGATGCTGCTTACCAAAACGCACAAAGACAGCAGAGCGCTGCGAGACAGTATCAAGGTTTTGACCGTTTGTATAGGGTAG
- a CDS encoding cation diffusion facilitator family transporter, which produces MNKTASMLAIWISLASNIVLTAIKIIVGLNFKSQVLIADGIHNAGDVIATATAYSSMRVSSKPADVDHPYGHGKAEVLGAFIVAIILGGAAIYMGYHSIHALFEPAGEAHIIAFIAAIISLVWKQILYVYTKRIGNRVNSKGLIATAYDHLADVYASIAASIGIGLALIGDHYDYNILAYGDPVAGIIVSFLVLKLAYEMGSESFDILMERSVSTAYIEQYAALIRTVPEVKRIDRLRAREHGHYILVDARLAVSGELTIQEGHDISRLIKQKIKEAHSDVDEVLVHLNPWYEESTKSGSD; this is translated from the coding sequence ATGAATAAGACAGCCTCGATGCTGGCGATCTGGATCAGTCTTGCCAGTAATATCGTACTGACCGCCATCAAAATCATCGTCGGCCTCAATTTCAAAAGCCAAGTGCTTATCGCCGACGGCATCCATAACGCGGGAGATGTCATTGCGACTGCAACTGCTTATAGCTCGATGCGCGTTTCCTCCAAACCAGCGGATGTGGATCATCCTTACGGGCATGGCAAAGCTGAGGTACTAGGAGCCTTCATTGTCGCTATCATTTTAGGTGGAGCAGCCATTTACATGGGCTACCACTCTATTCATGCTTTATTTGAGCCAGCGGGAGAGGCGCATATTATTGCATTTATCGCGGCGATCATCTCGCTAGTTTGGAAGCAGATTCTTTATGTCTACACGAAACGTATCGGCAATAGGGTCAATAGCAAAGGATTAATTGCCACTGCTTATGACCATTTGGCCGATGTATATGCTTCCATTGCGGCTTCGATTGGCATAGGTTTGGCTTTAATCGGGGATCACTACGACTATAATATATTGGCTTATGGAGACCCCGTGGCTGGTATCATTGTCTCGTTTTTAGTGCTGAAATTGGCGTACGAAATGGGCAGCGAGTCTTTCGACATTCTTATGGAGCGCAGTGTAAGTACGGCGTACATTGAACAATACGCGGCATTGATCCGAACTGTACCAGAGGTCAAACGAATCGATCGCCTACGAGCCCGTGAACACGGTCATTACATACTAGTGGACGCCAGACTTGCTGTTTCGGGTGAATTAACCATCCAAGAAGGCCATGACATTAGCCGCCTTATTAAACAAAAGATCAAAGAAGCGCATAGTGATGTGGATGAGGTGCTGGTTCATTTGAATCCTTGGTATGAGGAGTCAACTAAATCAGGCAGCGACTGA